A window of the Arachis duranensis cultivar V14167 chromosome 5, aradu.V14167.gnm2.J7QH, whole genome shotgun sequence genome harbors these coding sequences:
- the LOC107488608 gene encoding DNA polymerase kappa — protein sequence MATATEGTETNDDGARPWQSYHTVYTTAKAGMDGVDKEKVQRTVYEMSKGSKYFQNEERKDAFITQKIDKLRTQCDKLTQADLSHFQKVADRRILELEALRDLSRIWLHVDMDAFYAAVETLSNPTLKGKPMAVGSMSMISTANYEARKFGVRAAMPGFIARKLCPELIFVPTDFKKYTHYSDLTRTVFRRYDPNFMAASLDEAYLDITEVCKRRNIKSEEIAEELRTSVYEETGLTCSAGVAPNRLLAKVCSDINKPNGQYVLPNDRMAVMTFISSLPIRKIGGIGKVTEHILKAVFGINTCEQMLEKASYLCALFSQSTAVRLEFVHEVLLYKKLAELAEILSTDMQKEGLCGRTLTLKLKTSSFEVRTRAMTLRKYISSREDILKHASELLKAELPLSVRLIGLRMSHFDGDKYGGSTSNPKQKTITDFIASVDADRNHFLPDVADHDFVSHTETNVSIGSCQTSRDSADGNHSSDVNCQSGTGWSSEEIQTSGNNASCSNYGQVKEAVESTFPIQGQFEDTSTLNLSNLLDDERLSSCEDKTMLWLNDYKCSLCGIELPPSFVEERLEHSDFHLAEKLQKEESRIHQRTSVSSRSWDQKNRITRESISKKQKLSQKEGSYRPIDYFFLLKSNKNRPS from the exons ATGGCGACGGCGACGGAGGGAACCGAAACCAACGACGACGGTGCTCGTCCATGGCAATCCTACCACACTGTTTATACAACTGCCAAAGCAG GAATGGATGGTGTGGACAAGGAGAAAGTACAAAGGACAGTGTATGAAATGAGCAAAGGATCTAAGTATTTTCAGAACGAGGAACGCAAGGACGCTTTTATTACCCAGAAGATCGACAAACTCCGAACTCAATGTGATAAGCTTACCCAAGCAGACCTATCCCATTTTCAGAAG GTAGCTGACCGAAGAATACTTGAGCTAGAAGCTTTGCGGGATCTTTCAAGGATTTGGTTACATGTAGATATGGATGCTTTCTATGCAGCGGTTGAGACTTTAAGTAACCCTACATTAAAGGGCAAGCCAATGGCTGTTGGTAGCATGTCTATGATATCCACTGCCAATTATGAG GCTAGGAAATTTGGGGTTCGTGCTGCTATGCCTGGGTTCATTGCACGTAAACTTTGTCCAGAATTAATATTTGTCCCCACAGATTTCAAGAAGTATACCCATTACAGTGATTTGACCAGAAcag tttttcGGAGGTATGATCCCAATTTTATGGCTGCTAGCCTTGATGAAGCATACCTTGATATAACTGAAGTATGCAAAAGAAGGAACATCAAAAGTGAAGAA ATTGCGGAAGAACTCCGCACTAGTGTTTATGAAGAGACCGGTCTCACATGTAGTGCAGGAGTGGCACCAAATCGCCTACTTGCCAAG GTTTGCTCAGATATTAACAAGCCAAATGGACAGTATGTCTTACCAAATGATCGTATGGCTGTTATGACCTTCATATCCTCCCTTCCTATCAGAAAG ATTGGGGGCATTGGTAAGGTCACTGAACATATTCTGAAGGCTGTATTTGGAATTAACACGTGTGAACAGATGCTGGAGAAGGCTAGCTACCTCTGTGCTCTTTTCTCTCAGTCAACAGCAG TTAGACTGGAGTTTGTGC ATGAAGTTCTGttgtataaaaaattag CGGAGCTTGCTGAAATACTGTCCACAGACATGCAAAAAGAGGGTCTCTGTGGGCGAACGTTGACTCTTAAACTGAAAACTTCTTCCTTCGAG GTTCGGACTAGAGCCATGACTTTACGAAAGTACATAAGCTCGAGGGAGGATATCTTGAAGCATGCTTCGGAGCTTCTAAAAGCAGAACTTCCTCTTTCAGTAAGATTGATAG GCCTTAGGATGTCACATTTTGATGGAGACAAGTATGGTGGCTCAACATCTAATCCTAAACAAAAGACTATCACCGACTTCATTGCTTCTGTAGATGCCGATAGGAACCATTTTTTGCCAGATGTTGCAGATCATGATTTTGTCAGCCATACAGAGACTAATGTTTCCATTGGCAGTTGCCAAACAAGCAGAGATTCTGCTGATGGGAATCATTCATCTGATGTAAACTGCCAAAGTGGCACTGGCTGGAGTTCAGAGGAG ATACAAACATCTGGCAACAATGCTTCATGTTCTAACTATGGCCAAGTTAAAGAAGCGGTGGAATCAACTTTTCCAATTCAGGGACAGTTTGAAGACACTAGTACACTAAATTTGTCTAATCTCCTGGACGATGAGCGACTTAGTTCTTGCGAGGATAAGACAATGTTGTGGTTGAATGACTACAAATGTTCACTTTGTGGAATAGAACTGCCTCCTAGTTTTGTTGAGGAAAGATTAGAGCACTCTGATTTTCATCTTGCCGAAAAGCTTCAAAAGGAAGAATCTCGGATTCACCAAAGAACATCTGTTTCAAGTCGAAG CTGGGATCAGAAGAACAGAATCACTAGAGAAAGCATATCCAAGAAGCAAAAGTTGTCTCAGAAAGAAGGCAGTTACAGACCCATtgattatttctttttgttaaAGAGCAATAAAAACCGTCCCAGTTAG
- the LOC107488667 gene encoding uncharacterized protein LOC107488667 has protein sequence MGIRSVFDAGEMRRELEKCGVDPDKFLPLVWKHVILKSNHHSDWDWQNHAPSLPSPAYSLLRSIPPLSSSLHSVFHSNDNVTSKLLIKLHNGAFVEAVIMRYDTRLGKYAGKPRPGGLRATLCISSQVGCKMGCKFCATGTMGFKSSLTSGEIVEQLVHASRFSQIRNVVFMGMGEPLNNYSAVVESIRVMTGLPFQLSLKRITVSTVGIIHAINKLHNDLPGLNLAVSLHAPAQDIRCQIMPAARAFPLQKLMASLQEYQRNSQQKILIEYIMLDGVNDEEQHAHQLGKLLETFQVVVNLIPFNSIGMLSQFKPTTEQKVSAFQKILRGTYNIRTTIRKQMGQDISGACGQLVVNVPDKSLGNAEPLTDIEDLFI, from the exons ATGGGAATTCGGTCGGTGTTCGATGCGGGTGAGATGCGAAGAGAATTGGAGAAATGCGGTGTTGATCCTGACAAGTTCCTTCCTCTTGTTTGGAAGCACGTCATCCTCAAATCTAATCACCACTCCGATTGGGACTGGCAGAACCACGCCCCTTCTCTCCCCTCCCCGGCTTACTCTCTTCTCCGCTCCATCCCCCCTCTCTCTTCCTCCCTCCACTCCGTCTTCCACTCCAACGATAACGTCACCTCCAAGCTCCTCATCAAGCTCCAT AATGGCGCTTTTGTAGAGGCTGTGATCATGAGGTATGACACTCGTTTGGGCAAATACGCCGGTAAACCCCGTCCCGGTGGTCTACGAGCAACTTTGTGCATATCATCTCAGGTTGGTTGTAAAATGGGTTGCAAGTTCTGTGCAACTGGAACCATGGGATTCAAAAGTAGCTTAACATCTGGAGAAATAGTCGAGCAATTGGTCCACGCCTCTAGGTTTTCACAAATCCGTAATGTTGTCTTCATG GGAATGGGAGAGCCTCTAAACAACTATTCTGCTGTGGTAGAATCCATTCGTGTCATGACTGGATTGCCGTTTCAATTGTCATTGAAAAGGATTACTGTCTCAACG GTTGGCATCATTCATGCTATCAACAAACTTCATAATGATCTGCCTGGTTTGAACTTGGCAGTCTCACTGCACGCACCAGCACAAGACATCAGATGCCAGATCATGCCTGCTGCTCGTGCTTTTCCTTTGCAAAAGCTGATGGCTTCACTGCAAGAATATCAAAGAAACAG TCAGCAGAAGATATTGATCGAGTACATAATGCTTGATGGGGTCAATGATGAAGAGCAGCATGCCCACCAATTGGGAAAACTGCTAGAAACATTTCAAGTG GTGGTGAACTTAATACCTTTCAACTCTATTGGTATGTTGAGTCAATTCAAACCAACTACTGAGCAGAAAGTTTCAGCATTTCAGAAAATTCTTAGAGGTACGTACAATATCCGAACAACAATTCGGAAGCAGATGGGTCAGGACATAAGTGGTGCATGTGGACAATTGGTGGTTAATGTACCCGATAAGTCTCTCGGAAATGCCGAACCACTAACAGACATAGAAGATCTTTTCATTTGA